Proteins encoded together in one Desulfobaccales bacterium window:
- a CDS encoding MerR family transcriptional regulator, which yields MDKISFSHNLMLTIDQISQLTGVRKSTLRYWEKSFDDFLKPARTQSNRREYTMEDLDRIKAIKNLLEQEHLTAYGVRMRLHELFPSKKGESDAGRKVKPKAVKRGPASSRTGNDTSV from the coding sequence ATGGATAAGATAAGCTTCTCTCATAACTTAATGCTCACCATCGATCAAATTTCTCAGCTTACCGGGGTCCGCAAATCTACCCTCCGGTACTGGGAAAAATCCTTTGATGATTTTTTGAAACCCGCCCGTACTCAATCCAATCGGCGGGAGTATACCATGGAGGATCTGGACCGAATTAAGGCCATTAAGAACCTCCTGGAACAAGAACACCTGACGGCCTATGGGGTGCGCATGCGCCTGCACGAGCTCTTTCCCTCAAAAAAAGGAGAGAGTGACGCGGGCCGCAAAGTCAAGCCCAAAGCCGTCAAGAGAGGCCCAGCGTCCTCAAGGACAGGGAATGATACGTCCGTCTAA
- a CDS encoding spore photoproduct lyase family protein — MAKRICRILIEKEARDYPMTRRILAKLPRVPVDVIQDRDALKASARNGAAWLPEAKTTLLLAVQKGPFWRPCPGTKDYVCCGYQVLQVTLNCPMDCTYCVLQGYINIPAITIFVNVEDLFAELETRWAESPEQVWRLGTGEFGDSLALDDLMGLNERLIPRLAGQRQAVLEIKSKWPHLDHLLSLGPNPQVIFAWSLNPPEIISGEEKLAASLKMRLNAASRAAAAGFRVAFHFDPLIYFPGWEEAYRQTVEAIGAMVPSQAIAWISLGGLRFLPPLRQLILQRFPQSRIAAQEMVLAPDGKLRYFKNMRVEMYARMREWLSQAAPEAFLYLCMESPRVWQEVFGFTPSANHLAQQLDGRIIPCP; from the coding sequence TTGGCCAAGCGAATATGCCGAATTCTGATTGAAAAAGAAGCCCGGGATTATCCCATGACCCGGCGGATTTTGGCGAAGCTGCCGAGGGTGCCGGTGGATGTGATCCAAGACCGGGACGCCCTTAAGGCTTCGGCGCGCAATGGGGCCGCATGGCTGCCCGAAGCTAAGACCACCCTGCTTCTGGCAGTTCAAAAAGGGCCATTCTGGCGGCCTTGTCCCGGGACCAAGGATTATGTCTGCTGTGGCTACCAGGTGCTCCAGGTCACCCTCAACTGCCCCATGGACTGCACGTACTGCGTACTCCAGGGCTATATCAACATCCCGGCCATTACCATCTTCGTCAACGTCGAAGATTTGTTCGCTGAACTCGAAACCCGGTGGGCCGAAAGTCCGGAACAGGTGTGGCGTTTGGGCACAGGAGAATTTGGTGACAGCTTGGCCCTGGACGACCTCATGGGACTCAATGAGCGCCTGATTCCCCGACTGGCAGGCCAGCGGCAGGCCGTCCTAGAGATCAAAAGCAAGTGGCCTCATCTGGATCATCTCCTCTCCTTAGGCCCCAATCCCCAGGTCATTTTCGCTTGGTCCCTCAATCCGCCGGAAATTATTTCCGGAGAAGAGAAGTTGGCCGCTTCCCTGAAAATGCGACTCAATGCAGCCAGCCGGGCCGCCGCGGCGGGATTCCGGGTAGCCTTTCACTTCGACCCCCTCATCTATTTCCCGGGGTGGGAGGAGGCATACCGACAAACCGTTGAAGCAATCGGTGCGATGGTCCCTTCTCAAGCCATCGCCTGGATCAGTCTGGGAGGATTGCGCTTTTTACCGCCGCTACGCCAGCTCATACTCCAACGTTTCCCCCAAAGCCGCATAGCCGCCCAAGAGATGGTCCTCGCGCCCGACGGCAAATTGCGGTATTTCAAAAATATGCGCGTCGAAATGTATGCCCGCATGCGGGAGTGGCTCTCCCAGGCGGCTCCGGAGGCGTTCCTCTATCTCTGCATGGAAAGCCCCCGGGTCTGGCAGGAAGTCTTTGGTTTCACCCCCTCCGCGAACCACCTGGCCCAGCAATTAGACGGACGTATCATTCCCTGTCCTTGA
- a CDS encoding HesA/MoeB/ThiF family protein produces the protein MSPAEVTRYAGQMALDGWGRDVQERLKSTQVLIAGAGGLASATALYLMAGGIGAIRLVDESRVSLADLNHQVLFRERDLGKAKATVAAHRLKEVNSFVTVESHVKELSEHNAFRLSAGCNVLIDASNNDRVGPLLNLVAVREQIPLVHAWVGEETGCLTTFWPGRGPCFACTLMETPAAPRPALLGPLPGIMGSLQALEILRILGWMGPALLGRVLIFKGNQFKFTEKTIRSNPQCAVCSPCAS, from the coding sequence TTGAGTCCTGCCGAAGTGACGCGTTATGCCGGCCAGATGGCCTTGGATGGCTGGGGACGGGACGTCCAGGAACGCCTGAAATCCACCCAGGTGCTCATTGCCGGGGCTGGCGGCCTGGCGTCGGCCACTGCCCTTTATCTCATGGCCGGAGGCATTGGTGCCATTCGGCTGGTGGATGAATCCCGGGTGAGCCTCGCCGACCTGAACCACCAAGTGCTCTTCCGGGAACGAGACCTGGGCAAGGCTAAAGCCACCGTGGCCGCACACCGTCTCAAAGAGGTCAATTCTTTCGTCACGGTGGAAAGCCATGTGAAGGAGCTTTCGGAACACAACGCCTTTCGGCTGTCGGCAGGCTGCAACGTGCTCATTGACGCTAGCAATAACGACAGGGTAGGTCCCCTCCTGAATCTGGTAGCAGTCCGGGAGCAGATTCCCCTGGTCCATGCCTGGGTGGGGGAGGAGACCGGCTGTTTGACCACCTTCTGGCCAGGCCGCGGCCCCTGTTTCGCCTGCACTTTAATGGAGACCCCCGCCGCCCCCCGCCCTGCCCTGTTGGGCCCTTTGCCAGGCATTATGGGGTCCCTGCAAGCCCTTGAGATCCTGCGTATCTTGGGATGGATGGGGCCGGCGCTTCTGGGCCGGGTTCTCATTTTTAAAGGCAACCAGTTCAAGTTTACGGAAAAAACCATCCGATCCAATCCACAATGCGCGGTTTGTTCTCCCTGCGCGTCTTGA